Sequence from the Magallana gigas chromosome 4, xbMagGiga1.1, whole genome shotgun sequence genome:
GGGATTATCCTCAATAGGAGAAGCAATGCCCTCAATACCATCATTTCTATGAGTAACAgttaaataaagatattagatACATCTATAAGAAATTTCAATGATAATCTAACTTTGGCTTGATTAACCTATTACCATGAAATGACACATATTGTGAAAAATTGAGAAGGGCTTAAAATTATAGTGGAAAAAAGTCTTGAACTCAGTCTTCAGATTTTTCAGACTTgcttattcaaaattaaatgcactgagtctTATACTCAATTATTTACGTGTACATATCATCCAACTATTATTTACTGAAACTTACAAGTTTTTGGTGCTGTCCGTAGAATAGGGGGCATAATCATCTGTGGAAATGTTGTATCTGAAAGTAAAGCATGAAATTAAATCTAATAAGTGTAAACCAACTCTATTCATgtgcgagaaatttttgcgATGTTCTCTAGAGCCCCATTGTCACAAATATTTCTTGCCACAAACCAGTATTTGCCATAGagttgtaaaacaaaaacaggtaTGGCTAGGGCTCAGTCATAAAAATTAGTCACAGTGAACCAGTTCATCTCAAAGACAggtaaattgcaaaaaaaaagtatttgcgCTAATATTTGGTTAACAGTATATTTTCCATCATACATTAGTTGAAAACGATAAATCTGTTGAAGAAATTTCAAGCTTCatgtttttttatcaattatttaattatttaacccTGAAATCTTAGAATaaactggtacatgtatctcaaatCTTCTATTTCTGTAGTCTATTTTTAATAAcctacaatacatgtattttctactagtcctcttaaaaatttaaagggATAATgaaacattatcattttaaaatattccagAAAATGTAAAACTGCAAGATTTTAACATGGATCATTTAAATAAGCATGAAATATTCACTGAGAATTTGTAAAGATTACCTCATTCTCAATACACATCGTTTATCACTGTTCGAGGGAAAAAAAGGCAGGGTCCATTGATAGCGGTTAGCTTCACCATTCACTCCATTTCCTAGATGATTTGATCTGtgaaaacaatacatgtattatattaataattatctAACTTGGTATAAATCTATAGACCAAAGTGAcataaaaagatacatgtactttaaaggCCAAAATTATTCTTATATAGAGTGGCAATTTGTTACTAATCAAgtcattcattattattttggaATGCTGCAATTCTTTTGAGGGACCCGGTTCACAGTCTTTGCCACAAGGTGAAATTTCACTATCCCatcatgtaaacaataaatgattatttttctctcaTTATTTTACGATAGAAAACGATGTTATACCTTGACCAGTCGGCCTGTTTACAGTCGACAGGTGGGGCCTGGACCAGACACTCCGCCTTAGTGACGTCCGTGGCGTCGTAAGGTACCGCCCACACATAACGATTTCCTCGCTCCGCCTGAGAATTGCACTGACCAGCTGTTGTGTACTctgcaaaaaaagaaaaccattaCAGAAACCTCAACAGCAGGCAACAAAATTCATTTCGTTTTCAGAGTAGATAAAATGGAAATTTAGttctatataatatataaatatgtctagagatgaaaaagaataaagtatgctggggggggggggtgtatcaGTAAAGACTACAACATCCTGTAGTATGCAGGGAAGACAATTTTTGTGGTAATCTAGTTATCTTCTGTTCAATTCCTCTGTAATATCAAGAATttattgtggaatcattagatttcatggTGGCTGAATTTGTCCACAAAATAACATCCTccacaaattaataaatcagGGTTATACAGTTGTATatccttttgtaggtataagaaaatacTCAAAATTACACCCCCACGAACATGTAAAGTTTAAAGCATTATATTATACGAAAAATTGTCCCcgacaaatttaaatgattccacacaGTATAACTCAAAATTAAAAGCTAGAGCTTACGAGGTGCTTTTTCAATGTAACTGCTGAACACAACCCACTGGCCCCCATTGGCTGTACACTCCTGTGCGTTGTTCCATTTGGACCAATGTTTACGGCTCCCGTCCCCGTACTCTTCTACACATTCTCCGTACGCCTTCCTGTTGAAACTGCCCTCCTGAAAGTAACTGAAACAAGAAGGACATTTATAGTGGTGAAGATAAAATTGTAAGTTTATTTTAAGTACTTTTAAGTATATAGAGAGTTTATATCTTTATAACTCATAATAGATATCATCAATCATGTACAtcttataatttataaatacaacatacatatgtaggtatatcttttaaatataaattttccaataaaataatttaaaatgctgttttgttaaaaaaaaaaaaaaaaaaaaaaaaacagaaacagAACTGCATTCTAAATTTTTCTTTGGAAAATTTACCTTCCACCTGAAGTGACCAAAAACAGGtgaatcaaaatatcaataaatgtttaatgaccaaaaaaaaaaaaaaattaaaaactttgaatttaatCATAAATAGTTGAAGTTCAAAATATGCTGAAATCTTTTTTCTGGCATTATCATGTAGATCTTGCATCAGTTCTCTTCCATGTAATGCACTTCATAATGCACAATAAAGAATTCAACCTCAATATGTACAATTTGACATACACACACACCTGCAGAGGGTGGTGTTATCAGTTAGGACAGCGATGTCCGTCCACGGGGTGGGGTGCCAGTAGGGGAAATAGTCCCGCTCCTCTGGGCACTCGTAACCATAGCGATTGCCATTGGGGTTTTGACGGGTGTAGATGGCAGCACTAACACCGAGCCCGTTGTTCTTCTTCAGTTTCTGGTCTGCCGTGAACAAGCCTTAAAACGAAGAAGAATTAACAAATTTGATATTGGTCTAAAAAAAACTCTAATCTTAGAGGTCTTGACTTTTCACAACCTTATTAACAATCAACTAGCAACTCATTCATTGCCCTTATTGACTGAGCATCAATTTTAActgatgaattattttttaattaataccggtaaccaaaattttttaaaaaactagagtttttcattatcatagcCAGGGAAGAGATCATcagtgaaagaaaaaataaatcatatatcatgtacaaatCTACCATATTTTGGAATAATTTTCATCAATACCACTTAATTATGTTCCTTAATTTTAATGCTGACATGAAACCCAATGCCTGCATACATGTAACAGGAAATAACAGAAATTTATtccctataaaaaaaaaatattacctttGTTCCTCTCCCTCATGTAGCATTTGTCATACCAATCCCAAGATTCCTGCAGCACGCGCTGGGTGTTGACGTTGTTATTCTTTCTGTTCTGGGCAGTGGCCTTGTTCTCCTGCAGACTCTGAGCTCTGTTGTGATTGGGCGTCTGTGTGGTTACACCATTTCTGAGCGTGTCAGCAGTaccttaattaattaattggataaaatacattttcagaGTACTGGTTGAACTTCAAAAACATTGAATTATAGTCCAGAAATGTGTGTCAAcaagtaaaaatattaaaatcaatgaaataaatgtgtgGTAAACCCAAAGCCACAAACTGGTAGATAATAAGCTACCACAAACAActtaattaatgataaaatttattttaaaaatgctcaAAGAAGTCAGAAACATATACCGGTAATAAAAATCTTCCAACTTAGGCAATATAACATAAATTAAGGTATTaatcttaaaacaaaatttgtcaTTGAAAATTCTTGGAAAATTGATTTACACAATTATCAATGAAATCACAATATTAAATGGCCAGTGTAGTCAAACATCTTAAAATCGCCATGGTAACCTACCGACGGGTGAGGACACATCGTCCTGACACATGTATTGGAGGACCATGTGACAGTTCTGTTTCTGGGGGTCAGTGTCCTCGCTCCCCCCACAGCCGTGCTGATTGGTCCATTCCAGTGTGATGTAACTCTTGTCAGTGGCCCCCGGGGTAGCTGATCCACTCTGGAAGTATTGCTGAAGACAAAAATATAAGAGAgatagaaattaattttaattcaaagataTAGAATGACATTTATGTGACACCAAATGTCCGTAAAGTACCGttagtgtatatacatgtactaacaagGAATAAAGTTTTCTGCTATATTTCGTCATTAATGAACATGAAGTAATTATTAGTTGTGGTACTGGTACTGAaccatttaaataaattatctttttcccaccccccccctcccccgcccCCCGTCTCCCCCTCCCTTTCTTACGGcctatcatttttaaaatttatttaaaagtattgtACATTTAGGTTTTGCTGTAATTGAGCAAGAGTCGGTCAGTGCTTGCACACCGAGCAAGGCAAACAATTTTCCTACCGGTACTTATATCACTTTATGTCTCCTTATAAGAACATAGGAAACCTTGTTGAGTAAGTGGAGTATTTACACACTAGTTTTTAACCTAGATTTTGTCCAGTCAGCAGGAAGGTGCGTTCATTTCTGTTAGAGGAACCAGGAAGTAGTGAATCCTGGATGAGTAAGTGACCATCAGTTGAGTTTGAAATTCTGCATAAGACTACTTGGGGAAAATTACctcattttgttttactttcttCCTAATTTTTACGTACCATGAAAATAATGATGCATTAGATTTGAGTGTCATTGGAatctttaattttacttttccCTTGGCatcaagccaaaaaaaaaaataggaaggAGATTTGAAGGAGCTTATTTAGTATTTAGAACAAAGCCTGTGTGATGCTCACATTTTTCTTCTGAGTGTTCTGTTGCCGTTTTGGCACTGGACTTATAACTCAATTATAGTctgattaaataatttttgtgaaaaatataattatatagatttaaattttattgtcaatGATTAATACCATTATATTCGAACAGTCATTGTACGATTAAGTTTAAAACtgcatggtccgattttttcACTATTacttacagtacatgtatcaaataattttcgaaaaaaccaattatcttaaaaagttacgCCCTCTGATGATAAATAGGTTTATTCACTCCCAGCATtttatgcatcgattgtaaataCAACAAACTTCAAAagttttattgaacaaaatgtacacaaatttatttttgatttgccaaaacattatgacctttatttatagcaatgtcaaagtcgtaatacaatcatagCCACCTTGAAGTCAAGGGtaatcattgaaatatggcttaattgaccgggaaaactactgcgatgtattttattatacttagcataaacatcatttaaaaatgttcatgaaattagatataaaatcggaccaagcagcgcTTCAAAGATTTTTCCTTGCAAAAGTATAGTGTACCAAGTATATGCATGATCTGGACAAATAGTACAACATACTTATATCTATGAGGGGACAAGTCTTCTTGCTCATTTCCCCTTAACATAGCTTTTCTTCAATTTACTattcttttaaactttatatgtgTACCTGTATATACCATGCAGTACTATTGTGCTAATATGGTGTGAATTAAGACAGAGAAAGTCAACTTAAACTTGCTTATCCTTTCTTGAAAATGTgtatatgtacagtaaaacatgcttataatgaagtACCAGGGATGGGCGTTTttgcattgttataaacataactccatatatatatgtaagctTCATAATATGTTTATAACACACggggaaaatgaaaattacgtCACTATAAGCATCAATTTGTAATAAGCTTTTTTGTTGTAATTgtgtccaagtagcgtagtggacaatgcactcgcttttcACCGCTGCCACctgagttcgatccccgtgatcgacagtggttgtatgtgatagggtatggcggtcgcccgcttggacaagtgggttctctccgggtactccggcttcttcccacaccaatgaccccctcgcgttTACATcagtgccaacgagagatattaatataagttgtagaacttgtttatcaatcgttgtaaaataaataaagttcaatttatttattttttgtaattgtgtttTACCCTACCAGGTTACTGAGGTAGTGTTGGTACTTTTTTTATGTGGTACAGAGACAGAGACGGTCAACTATCTACTACATAACTTATATATATACCATTACTTACCATTCTGTACTGCTTGCCTTCGTCATTCCCTGATTTATCTTTGTCCACATCTCCAACATTATACCCACCACGGTTGTTGTTCTGTCAAATAAAGTACAAGTACATGAAGTTTATTTCTTTatgtttcaatttgttttttcattataaacattgatgtacatgtatctcccCCTCCCCAAACACCAAAAAAAGAGTACTTTGgatcatttttattcatgagggtcaatgttcgtgggtagGAAAAATTTTCTTGGTTTGTTGTGATGTAATTTTGTTGGTAGCAAGTtctatttcatatataaatattaaaaatatgcttTCATATACATTCGTGGGGAAGTTAATTGATGTGCAAGGCTTACCAACCaaagccacgaacattggtccccaatgaacaatgatgattccacagtattttttaaaaaatcgccaATACCATGCACCGCTACATGTATATCCCTATGAAAAAATCGGATGGAAACAACTTTCACCTTTTAACAGTATTACCGGTATTCATTTTCCCTCTTTATTAACATTAACTTCCAACATTGACaaatatgatatatcatataaCTTGACCTTGTACAAGTTTAAAGTTGCAGGCAGATTGACAAagagacagatggacagacaaaTCAAAATAATGTGCATCACTTTCTTAACTTTGATTTCTGAAGGCATAAAAAACTGAACTCACTGAATAGCAAATACAGGAGCAGGTATCAACAACTTTTAACTTTGATGTTCACATAATAGaatctgaattttaaaaaaaacgggCATATGAAATCCCCTTGTACCCTTGGAGACAAAAGAAAAAGGGGTGCATGGACTCAAGTTAATTTGTAGGAGggaaattcataaatttttaacAGATGGGGTCCGTCATCACCTTAACTAAATCTGTCAGCAAAAAATTAACCCAGGATCATGTAAACAAGCAATCAAAACTTGCAGATACAAGTGTAACATATAAGATTCATAGTAGAATTATACAAGTGAGAGTTTCTCTTTACTCTTTGCCTACCTGTGAATCAAAAACTCTGTTGGCGTTGGCTCTGGTCGCTGTAGCTTCGTTCAATCTGTTGTTGCTACCCCTGAGCGAATGTAGGTACAAGTCGGCTGCTGTTTCATGGAGCACTAGTAAACACAGGGTGAACCCTGCTATCCATCTCATGCTGAatctaaatatatacaacaACAGCTCAATACTGCTCTCTCACATAccaaagagttattcccctttattGGGAGTTTTTACCTTATTGTTTCAAAGATGCTCTGTTGAATACAAACAAGCAGagacagggttgtctctaagacccgggaagCGGGGAATTTCCCCACCTATATTgccttaattacccggctatttttccatttcaaacacaatgtagctataagcaagacccccagacccccttctactttttcatttcctccttctacttcaatttttagagacaaccctgagaGAAAATACTTCCAAATgctttatgaaattttatagaAGAGTTATATAGTCATTACACAGGTTGTGAGCTTTTGAGTGtatgttttcttaaatttttaccCTCATGCACATGTTTCAGAGTCAAGTTTATTTTCGAGTCAGATCGTCGAAGGTCTAGAGGCGTGTTCTCCCCAATATATGTATACACAACAATGAAGAAATGTCAGGCATCTTAAATAATTCATCAAAGTTCTTACCTGTAAATTGTTCCTGCTCGTCACGTTAATGTTTATCAAGTGAATACACacctgcaaaataaaaatattcattcgcgataaaatgaaagtaaaaaacgAAGTGccaaaattttgtttagtcaaCTAACATTAAATGCATGCCTAAACATACCAGTATCAATATGCAAATTAAATCCAAGGTATCGATttagttatatttataaattagtcGTGTGCAGTAGTGATTAACTCAACTGGGTTACGCACTATATCAGTTCGCGGAATATTTACGCAGTCAGACCAGGATAATGAGTCAGCCAGGCTAACGTCGGTCGTGTACGAAATGTAGTGTGAAACCTGCGATTGCGATACTTATCTACGTCACGGGGTGTCCAGTTTCCCTAATTTGGGAGCATATGATATAGATGATTGATTTAAATACTGACACACCCAGCATCCAGTAGACGAAAACTAAACTTGAAGTAGAATAGAGCCGTTGATGTCAACATGGACAACTTTCACTTTGTCCGTTTGATGCttttattcatcattttaatatgcGAATCTGTGATAGCTGATATTTATTTACACAGTCCAaggtaaatttttttgttacttaattatttatattttgattgtttataaaatacttaatagattttttatataactacatgtataattttaaaaaattgtatgaatttagtaaaatgaatatattataagacatacatgtatgtgtcatgatgtgtttattcatttatagTGAATATACTGTACACTGGCCTATTCAGCAAATGTATTTGATATTGACCACAATGACTTAAAATCATTATCTTTAGATACATGttgttatatatacatgcatgttcaCCTATCGTAATACACCTTTCAATACTATTGCCAAGGTTTGGCTATAATGCTGAGAAAATGGAGATTAAAACACAGAGATTAGATCAGATGTCAATACGTTTTCGCTCATTGTTCTCCAATCCTATATTGCTCCAGAAATGTCACACATGTATACTGTACATAAGGGAATTTATTTGCAAGTATCAATATACCCCTTTCAATTTTCATGCCTGTCCAAAAGTTAAATGATAACTAACAATAAACAGTGGTACATTCAGTGCTCAAACTTGATTGCAACATcagaaatatttgcatttcttatCACATATTTAtggatataatgataaatagtgAGATGGATGTCTGTTTACATGGAGTACcggtaaatattttgattataatagtACATGCATGCACGGTACACTGTGAACTTTATCTACGTTTTACGTAAAGACCTTTATTGCTATGATCACGGTTTATTGGGCTGTCATAAAAATCTGTGCCTGTTTACTCCTTGTATAAAATAACGTTCAAGCTAGGtagagaaattttaaatatacgtacagtagattcctaattaagcATGATGAATGAATTATCTGCATAAAATCACGAAAAGCACATCTTTTGGACTATAATATCTCACTTTTAGTTTTctgacagatgtaaactaaatgaaactatgataaaaatctggtgtttgtgattttattttcttgcattttgatgcaaaatggttgaatcacggaattaagtaatcatgttaaataaggaatctacagtatattttGATAGATGTATGTATCTTATTGACAACTActgtacagttgaactttgatatctcgaacactgatatctcgaatacagtggatatgtcaaagtgatcgattttaagtcccaaccacttattttttaaaagtattttaccctcaatatctcGATTACTctgatatctcgaagtttttaaacagtcccatcgagttcgagataacaaagtttgactgtatatacTTCTACAATATGTGGTCTATATAGTTTCATTTAAGCTATGCAAGTGTTCGGTTGGTCACGTGTTCAAATCTCTTTGTGTCACATGTACACAGAGTACAGAGCATGCGCGTAGTTTTATTATTAGATCTAGTTCAGTCATTGAACCATTACAGTGTTTAAATCTTTATACTGTCGGTATTGATTACCGCAGAATCTTGAGGAAACCTCAAAACTGAGTCCATTTAAAGTTGCAACTCAGACtcattatttaaggaataataaatcattctttgagtaccATTATGAGGTGATATTTTTTGGTCACGGCATGGTCAAGTGAagagctttatgatagatttggtcacgccccgaccaaaatgtCATTAATGTATCATCTCAAAATATTCGTGCAATGAGTGGTTCTTTATAACTTATATAATTTTCACCACTTTTACGATTTAATATTAGAATAAGACATATTTatgtgattttcatttctttttatcatgaAAACCTTGGTTGCTTGCACCCCAACAAAATctcttttgaatttaaatgacTCTACAATGCAAAATCAATTCATAGTGATATCACTGACAAAGACTctgaaaaatgtttatattataaagtttACGTTACTGTAGTAAgcatttattgatttaaatttttttttgcagggGAGGAAACAACAGATTAGACGAAGAAAATAGAAATGTTCAAAATCAGAACAggtaaaaagaagaaaatgacaatatttaacattaattacgGTATCTGTCATCATAACTTCCTATATCCCAATTTATGAATACATAATTTACTTATATATTAATCAGTCCCTTTTAACTACTTCTTATACGTGTATAACTAGAGTGTTTTCGTCTATTTTGCTCCCCATGAGTTAAGTAACTTTTATGTTTAGTAAAAATATTCTCCTCTGAGGCGATAAAGGTTGATGCTATCTCCATTTTGTGTGGTGCTAAGTGAATAAGAGTCATTGAATCCCCCTGGCTGGGACATCAGTTCTTAGCTGGCACAAATTGCAGCTGGGTAGACTTAGACAATTTAATGCAGATAAATAAAGTACCTTGTCTAAGGGCCCAGCACACAACATCAAGTGAACAAGATGGGATTCGAACCAGCAACCATTGGGTCACTGACCTAACACCTATGACCACTGAGTCATACATATGTGCTCCCCACTCCTCATATAACCCAGGTGGGTTAAAAAACTTCAGAGTTGCAAAGATGGAAAATTATTACCGTACATtgcaatacataaaaattataagATTGAGAGTTGTCTAGTTTGTTGCTCTCATCAATTAATGTAAGAAAAACCACAAGATtgggaaaaacaatttttgaattatatataaaacatttcagttctTGGTTCCCTGGCAAATAAGAATTCTGAAATCTTATTTCCTGTAGGGATACTTCAGtccttaaaatgatatataagtTAATAATGAGACATGGTGATTTCATAGCTTCTACTACATCTAAACAAGTCATATATTAATCTAAACAAGTCTTATATTAATGATGATCCAGTTATATAACATTGCTAACACACAAAAAATAAGATTGAGGAAAGAACAGTTCAGTAAGAACATATGAAGAAGGAAAACCGGTTTGTAGAAAGACAGGATTCCATTGTGGTTTTACCTGTGTCTAATTGTTTTGTACTTGATTAATTAGTGCTGTcgattgttttgttgttttatatcaCTTTTTCCCTCTTGCATTGTTATAACCACAATTTTTTAGGGAAAAGGAACACATAAAGTAAtgaacctgaaaaaaaaaagacaaacaatCCAAATGATAACtaatataagataaaaaaaaaaaaaccagttctcaaaattttgttgttgttgaaaagctggaaaacacttcaaagttttGCCTCCTACATAGAgaagattatatttttttattattgaaaataatcaaCTAGAGTTAATCTGCATGACTAACTtcctgaaaaatataaaattcaggCTAACCATTATATAGAGTTATTGTTTCTGTACACATGTATTTGACAAAAAActgtttttctctctctctctctctctctctctctctctctctctctctctctctctctctctctctctaaggGTCACACCTTAAGAGAATATTCCATGTAAATCCATGTAATACTGCGCAGATTCAGaagaattgttttgaaaaggaGGTGTGGTATATTCGAGCCTATAGCTGACTCATTAAGAGGGCTCAATGGCAGGGACCATTTTAGACTATAATTGATCTcttttagaagaagagctctacaAAAAGatgtagaaaaatcaaattaaaaagaagaaatttatagattttttttttacgaaataataatttatagttTAATAAATCCCATCTTAAAAATCTCAATGTGAAGATCTTAACGtgattaatttgttgaccactgGCCCTGCCTCGATCCTTAAGGAGGATTAAATCGTTTGTACGGGCAGGAAATTTCCAGGAGTCTGTGGTTACATATAGTTGATTGTCTCGCTGTTGTCTGATGACTAACTCACGTAGATGTCGATGTAATATAATTACGTGTGTCCATGTCAGCAAAATAATCACTACCTTGTTGCCGTAACGTTTAAGCTCGTTAAATCCTGTCTCATagttatatgggtttttttaatggtCATTAAAGAAtgaaaagctttttaaaaataaatatgtgtacatgtttCATATCTGAATACTAGtactttttgatatacttatATACAAGTGTATACaaatgaacatgtatttatacatttacatgttcttttgaaatttatacatattcgaaaaaaatcattcaaacttgatttatctataaatatttgcatgcattttatattcacaatTCATAAATTATACCCATATCAATTAATTCTTGTTCAATTCACAATTTCAGACTGTTTGACTCCCAAAATAACAACAGAGGGGGCTACAATGTGGGGTCCTTGTATTACTACGCAGGGTCGACTCTTCCGATTGAGTGGTAAGTAGAAGTACTGAAGTTAATTCTCAAAGAATATACTCCATTTATTTGAATCCACTGATTTATTACAGAATTACTCAATTTATTccaaaaatttattcaaaaaataaattagtgGATTCGaatgaataaagtatatttTGTCACAGTGAGACCTTTCCTGTTACATTAAGGTGGAATGTCCCTCtgataagaaagataacttctgtagaaaatattctcattttgtTTCTGATAACTTACAATAACAAGGCATGTAGCAACGCaacatttatataaattcaaatataaaaagagGAAATTTGAACGGAACAAAATGGACCCTAACTTTTAGCAAGGGGCAAAATAgttaaaaaactttttacaaaaaattacaagaaaCTAATCATATTGATCAAATTTTTGTGTTCTGATCATTGACAATTGATTTTCTAGCAACGTGATATTAAAATCATCACGATTGGTACTGAATTAGAAATCAAGAAATTTTAACACcgtggaattaaaacgacttacagtataactatattttatgtacatgtccTAGTACAGTACATGAACAATACATGTTTGATTTAGGCCAGAGAAATATCTAGAtggaaaacttttatttttctcataatagcTCGTTCACAACggcaaatgaattataattgggAAAACCATGACTAAGGCAATTGCAAACTCTAGACTTATATAGACATCATTATTTGAAacttaaaacatttcaaatgacTAAAGTTAAATACGGGTTTTCTATTCTGAAATAGCAAATGTGGAAACACAAAGTGTGAGGGGCGAGGCATTCACTCGCGCTGTGGGTCCTTAACACAGTTTTTTCAGAATGACATTTATGGAcctattgaaaaa
This genomic interval carries:
- the LOC105317257 gene encoding protein DD3-3 isoform X2; translation: MRWIAGFTLCLLVLHETAADLYLHSLRGSNNRLNEATATRANANRVFDSQNNNRGGYNVGDVDKDKSGNDEGKQYRMQYFQSGSATPGATDKSYITLEWTNQHGCGGSEDTDPQKQNCHMVLQYMCQDDVSSPVGTADTLRNGVTTQTPNHNRAQSLQENKATAQNRKNNNVNTQRVLQESWDWYDKCYMRERNKGLFTADQKLKKNNGLGVSAAIYTRQNPNGNRYGYECPEERDYFPYWHPTPWTDIAVLTDNTTLCSYFQEGSFNRKAYGECVEEYGDGSRKHWSKWNNAQECTANGGQWVVFSSYIEKAPQYTTAGQCNSQAERGNRYVWAVPYDATDVTKAECLVQAPPVDCKQADWSRSNHLGNGVNGEANRYQWTLPFFPSNSDKRCVLRMRYNISTDDYAPYSTDSTKNLNDGIEGIASPIEDNPYVDVGGPSALRLNINTDQTGRIFQDRSHVFKLLSRPAEIKSDKIFNVNVRGKRGNIVQVYPAVEYDFIPNNLQMSATDSVHIQWTGSNSHNNGGGGGDGQAGDEGQGQGGTDRSNIVQIADLNDNFPMPFERSNMWNNANIRWIYHGKTDVSAENLAVTMASAGYYRCVKKSDCPEAEHNNYIVETKTKMNNLLNNAPASFQGAVLRFQRGTYHYMSTRNNNFSNRSQKSTITVA
- the LOC105317257 gene encoding protein DD3-3 isoform X1, whose protein sequence is MRWIAGFTLCLLVLHETAADLYLHSLRGSNNRLNEATATRANANRVFDSQNNNRGGYNVGDVDKDKSGNDEGKQYRMQYFQSGSATPGATDKSYITLEWTNQHGCGGSEDTDPQKQNCHMVLQYMCQDDVSSPVGTADTLRNGVTTQTPNHNRAQSLQENKATAQNRKNNNVNTQRVLQESWDWYDKCYMRERNKGLFTADQKLKKNNGLGVSAAIYTRQNPNGNRYGYECPEERDYFPYWHPTPWTDIAVLTDNTTLCSYFQEGSFNRKAYGECVEEYGDGSRKHWSKWNNAQECTANGGQWVVFSSYIEKAPQYTTAGQCNSQAERGNRYVWAVPYDATDVTKAECLVQAPPVDCKQADWSRSNHLGNGVNGEANRYQWTLPFFPSNSDKRCVLRMRYNISTDDYAPYSTDSTKNLNDGIEGIASPIEDNPYVDVGGPSALRLNINTDQTGRIFQDRSHVFKLLSRPAEIKSDKIFNVNVRGKRGNIVQVYPAVEYDFIPNNLQMSATDSVHIQWTGSNSHNNGGGGGDGQAGDEGQGQGGTDRSNIVQIADLNDNFPMPFERSNMWNNANIRWIYHGKTDVSVENLAVTMASAGYYRCVKKSDCPEAEHNNYIVETKTKMNNLLNNAPASFQGAVLRFQRGTYHYMSTRNNNFSNRSQKSTITVV